In a genomic window of Lacrimispora sp. BS-2:
- the coaD gene encoding pantetheine-phosphate adenylyltransferase codes for MRKAVYPGSFDPVTFGHLDIIERSARMSDHLIIGVLNNNSKTPLFSVEERVNMLKSLTKDIPNVEVKSFGGLLVDFVRANQADAVIRGLRAVTDFEYELQIAQTNRVIAPEIDTVFLTTNLKYSYLSSSIVKEIAAYGGEINTFVPAWVAERVKKKMEDRMK; via the coding sequence ATGAGAAAAGCAGTGTATCCGGGAAGCTTTGATCCGGTGACTTTTGGCCATTTGGATATTATTGAACGTTCCGCCAGAATGTCGGATCATCTGATCATTGGAGTTTTAAATAATAATTCAAAAACGCCGTTGTTTTCTGTAGAAGAACGTGTTAATATGTTAAAGAGCCTTACCAAAGATATTCCCAATGTAGAGGTGAAGTCCTTTGGAGGGCTATTAGTTGATTTTGTACGAGCTAATCAGGCGGATGCAGTCATTCGCGGGCTTCGGGCTGTAACGGATTTTGAATATGAATTGCAGATCGCACAGACAAACCGGGTTATAGCTCCGGAGATTGATACTGTGTTTTTGACGACGAATTTAAAATATTCTTACTTGAGTTCCAGCATTGTGAAGGAGATTGCCGCCTATGGCGGGGAGATAAACACGTTTGTACCTGCATGGGTTGCGGAGCGTGTAAAGAAGAAGATGGAAGATAGAATGAAATAA
- the rsmD gene encoding 16S rRNA (guanine(966)-N(2))-methyltransferase RsmD yields MRVIAGKARRLVLKTIEGQDTRPTTDRIKETLFNMIHGDMPDCCFLDLFSGSGAIGIEALSRGARLAVMVEQSQKAAECIRENLKTTRLEDGAVVMNCDIMTGLRRLEGKGYVFDFVFMDPPYNNDWEKKVLEYLAGSSLIDEDTTIIVEASLETSFDYLENLGYRIIREKDYKTNKHLFAAKKELKEKEEIV; encoded by the coding sequence ATGAGAGTAATTGCGGGGAAAGCCAGAAGGCTTGTTTTAAAGACCATAGAGGGGCAGGATACACGGCCTACCACAGATAGAATTAAAGAAACACTTTTTAATATGATTCATGGGGACATGCCTGACTGCTGTTTTCTGGATTTATTCTCCGGAAGCGGGGCCATTGGAATAGAGGCACTTAGCCGGGGAGCCAGGCTGGCGGTTATGGTGGAACAGAGCCAGAAAGCAGCAGAATGCATCCGTGAGAATTTAAAGACCACAAGACTGGAAGACGGGGCTGTTGTGATGAACTGCGACATCATGACAGGACTTAGAAGACTGGAAGGGAAAGGGTATGTGTTTGATTTTGTATTTATGGACCCTCCCTATAATAATGATTGGGAAAAAAAGGTCCTGGAGTATCTGGCCGGTTCCAGCCTGATTGATGAGGATACGACCATTATCGTGGAAGCCTCTTTGGAAACCTCCTTTGATTATCTGGAGAATCTGGGATACCGGATTATAAGGGAAAAGGATTATAAGACGAATAAGCATTTGTTTGCTGCAAAGAAAGAGCTAAAGGAAAAGGAAGAAATCGTATGA
- a CDS encoding small, acid-soluble spore protein, alpha/beta type, protein MSGSSNTTNVPEAKEAMNRFKMEVANEIGVPLTNGYNGNLTSAQNGSVGGYMVKKMIEAQERQMAGK, encoded by the coding sequence ATGTCAGGTAGCTCTAATACTACAAATGTACCAGAAGCAAAGGAAGCAATGAATCGTTTTAAAATGGAAGTTGCCAATGAGATTGGTGTTCCGTTAACCAACGGTTATAACGGAAACTTAACTTCCGCTCAGAATGGTTCCGTAGGCGGCTATATGGTTAAGAAGATGATCGAAGCCCAGGAAAGACAGATGGCAGGTAAATAA
- the udk gene encoding uridine kinase translates to MKCVLIGIAGGTGSGKSTFTNRLKAAFCDDIAVIYHDNYYKKQDGISFEERKKMNYDHPEAFETELLLEQLRKLRAGEAVDCPVYDYSMHNRSQNVVKVEPKKVILVEGILVFADERLRSMFDIKIFVEADADERILRRVIRDVKERGRDIEGVVEQYLTTVKPMHYLYVEPTKPMADVIINSGMNEVAFQLVKTNIEKILETGQED, encoded by the coding sequence ATGAAGTGTGTATTAATTGGAATTGCCGGAGGAACCGGTTCAGGGAAGTCGACCTTTACCAACCGGTTAAAGGCTGCATTTTGTGACGATATTGCGGTTATTTATCATGATAATTATTATAAAAAGCAGGATGGAATTTCTTTTGAAGAGAGAAAGAAGATGAATTATGACCATCCCGAAGCTTTTGAAACAGAGCTTTTGCTGGAGCAGCTTCGTAAGCTGCGGGCAGGAGAAGCTGTTGATTGCCCTGTTTATGATTATTCCATGCACAACCGTTCACAAAATGTGGTGAAGGTAGAGCCTAAAAAGGTTATTCTAGTCGAGGGGATCCTGGTTTTTGCAGATGAGCGCTTAAGGAGCATGTTTGATATAAAAATCTTTGTGGAAGCTGATGCCGATGAACGGATTCTTCGCCGTGTGATCCGGGATGTTAAGGAAAGAGGCCGGGATATCGAAGGCGTTGTGGAACAGTACTTAACCACGGTTAAGCCGATGCATTATTTGTATGTAGAACCTACGAAGCCCATGGCGGATGTTATCATAAACAGCGGCATGAATGAGGTTGCCTTCCAGTTGGTGAAAACGAATATTGAAAAGATATTGGAGACTGGTCAGGAGGACTAA
- a CDS encoding DUF975 family protein — protein sequence MSRKALKMDAKDAMREALVSPYMVTIILGVIMVVLSVVQGFLNIWQEMIDNAGAYGDAGQVGTFAASSIVFFIINILISTIIQFGYQSYCLKVANRDNTMSYGDLFSTVRYFFKALGLLLMVSLLTFLWALLLIIPGIIAAYRYSQAIFIMVEDPSKGIMQCIRESKEMMAGNKWEYFVLELSFILWQLLGLVTCGLAYIYVYPYMKVTFANYYNEVKPKTVVYEEEAVFE from the coding sequence ATGAGTAGAAAAGCTTTAAAAATGGATGCAAAAGATGCTATGAGGGAGGCCCTTGTAAGCCCTTATATGGTCACGATAATTTTAGGTGTCATTATGGTTGTATTATCTGTTGTGCAGGGATTTCTGAATATATGGCAGGAAATGATAGATAACGCCGGCGCTTATGGGGATGCAGGCCAGGTAGGTACGTTTGCTGCCAGCAGCATTGTTTTTTTTATTATTAATATTCTTATCAGCACGATTATCCAGTTCGGATATCAGTCTTACTGTTTAAAGGTTGCTAACAGGGATAATACTATGTCATATGGAGATTTATTCAGCACCGTAAGGTATTTTTTTAAAGCACTGGGATTGCTTCTTATGGTGTCCCTGCTTACTTTCTTATGGGCATTACTTCTTATCATTCCGGGAATCATAGCTGCTTACCGCTATTCACAGGCCATTTTTATTATGGTTGAGGATCCCAGTAAAGGTATCATGCAGTGTATCCGTGAAAGTAAGGAAATGATGGCAGGGAATAAGTGGGAATACTTTGTTCTGGAGCTGTCCTTTATTTTATGGCAGCTTTTGGGCCTTGTTACCTGTGGCCTGGCTTATATTTATGTTTATCCCTATATGAAGGTTACTTTTGCTAATTATTATAATGAAGTAAAGCCAAAAACTGTTGTATATGAGGAAGAGGCTGTATTTGAGTAA
- the recG gene encoding ATP-dependent DNA helicase RecG, whose protein sequence is MNREPIDSLKGIGEKTGKLFQKVGVITVGDLLEYYPRAYDTYEEPCPIGDLKPDQVMSVAGMLYKTPDVKRYSHIQVITTTLKDVTGTLLLTWYNMPYLHSTLKAGMRAVFRGRVVKKKGRLIMEQPEVFTAEAYEQVIHSMQPVYGQTKGLSNKTIVRAQRQALSLRGMVRDYMPYDLRKKHELAEYNFAIEHIHFPTDRNELLFARKRLVFDEFFLFLMAVRRLRDKREDKKSAYILNLSPQVESLKKSLPYSLTGAQEKVLNEVYGDLSGGRVMNRLIQGDVGSGKTIIAILALLQAAYNGYQGALMAPTEVLAKQHFESMTELFAMHQIGKKPILVTGSMTAKEKRIAYEKIASHEADVIIGTHALIQEKVVYDNLALVITDEQHRFGVSQREMLGKKGEEPHVLVMSATPIPRTLAIIIYGDLDISVIDELPANRLPIKNCVVDTGYRGKAYEFIRKETASGRQAYVICPMVEASEMIDAENVVDYTKTLREALPGISVEYLHGKMKPKEKNGIMEKFACGEIKVLVSTTVIEVGVNVPNATVMMIENAERFGLAQLHQLRGRVGRGKYQSYCIMVGASDQEGTKERLDILNQSNDGFFIASEDLKLRGPGDIFGIRQSGDLEFKLGDIFTDANLLKIVSDEVKRLFEEDPELEKEEHQELRGKLKEYLEKSYDKLNL, encoded by the coding sequence TTGAACCGGGAGCCAATTGATTCCTTAAAGGGAATCGGAGAAAAAACAGGAAAATTGTTTCAAAAGGTGGGAGTCATAACCGTTGGGGATCTTCTGGAATATTATCCGAGAGCTTATGACACCTATGAAGAGCCTTGTCCCATTGGGGATCTTAAGCCGGATCAGGTGATGAGCGTAGCCGGAATGCTTTATAAGACTCCGGATGTAAAGCGGTACAGCCACATCCAGGTCATCACAACGACTTTAAAAGATGTGACGGGAACCCTTTTGCTTACCTGGTATAACATGCCCTACCTTCACTCCACTTTAAAAGCGGGAATGAGGGCTGTTTTCCGTGGCAGGGTGGTAAAGAAAAAGGGACGTCTGATCATGGAACAGCCTGAGGTATTTACGGCAGAGGCCTATGAGCAGGTGATTCATTCCATGCAGCCTGTTTACGGCCAGACCAAGGGACTGAGCAATAAAACTATTGTCAGAGCCCAAAGGCAGGCCTTAAGCCTTCGGGGCATGGTGCGGGATTATATGCCTTATGATTTGCGCAAAAAACACGAATTGGCGGAATATAATTTTGCCATTGAACATATTCATTTTCCGACGGACCGGAACGAACTGCTATTTGCCAGAAAAAGGCTGGTGTTTGATGAGTTTTTTCTTTTTCTCATGGCGGTCCGGCGTTTAAGAGACAAAAGAGAAGATAAAAAAAGTGCTTATATTTTAAATCTCTCTCCCCAGGTGGAGTCTTTAAAGAAAAGCCTTCCCTATTCCCTGACTGGTGCCCAGGAAAAGGTTTTAAATGAGGTATACGGCGATCTTTCAGGAGGACGTGTTATGAACCGGCTTATTCAGGGGGACGTAGGCTCCGGCAAGACGATCATCGCCATACTCGCCCTTCTTCAGGCGGCGTATAACGGATATCAGGGAGCATTAATGGCGCCTACGGAGGTACTGGCAAAGCAGCATTTTGAATCCATGACAGAGCTGTTTGCCATGCATCAGATCGGCAAAAAACCCATACTCGTTACAGGCTCCATGACGGCAAAGGAAAAAAGGATTGCCTACGAAAAGATTGCTTCCCATGAGGCGGATGTTATTATCGGAACCCATGCCCTTATTCAGGAGAAGGTAGTATACGACAATCTGGCGCTGGTAATTACCGATGAACAGCACCGGTTCGGAGTCAGCCAACGGGAAATGCTGGGGAAAAAGGGTGAGGAGCCTCATGTTCTGGTAATGAGCGCCACGCCCATCCCGCGGACCCTGGCTATTATCATTTATGGGGATCTGGACATTTCTGTTATTGATGAGCTTCCTGCAAACCGTTTGCCAATTAAAAACTGTGTTGTGGATACCGGCTACCGGGGGAAAGCCTATGAGTTTATCCGGAAAGAGACAGCAAGCGGACGCCAGGCCTATGTGATCTGCCCTATGGTGGAAGCCAGCGAGATGATTGATGCGGAAAATGTAGTGGATTATACCAAGACCTTAAGGGAGGCGCTTCCGGGAATTTCTGTGGAATACCTTCACGGGAAAATGAAGCCAAAAGAAAAAAACGGGATCATGGAGAAATTTGCCTGTGGGGAAATCAAGGTTCTGGTATCCACAACTGTAATCGAGGTAGGAGTAAACGTTCCCAATGCAACAGTCATGATGATCGAAAATGCAGAGCGCTTTGGCCTGGCTCAGCTTCACCAGCTGAGAGGGCGTGTAGGGCGTGGAAAATACCAGTCATACTGTATTATGGTAGGAGCCTCGGACCAGGAGGGGACAAAAGAGCGTCTGGATATTTTAAATCAGTCCAATGACGGCTTTTTTATTGCCTCAGAGGATTTAAAGCTTCGGGGGCCCGGTGATATTTTCGGTATCAGGCAGAGCGGGGACCTGGAATTTAAGCTTGGTGATATTTTTACGGATGCCAATCTGTTAAAGATCGTATCAGATGAAGTGAAACGGCTTTTTGAAGAGGACCCGGAGCTGGAAAAAGAGGAACACCAGGAGCTTAGGGGCAAGTTAAAAGAGTATCTTGAGAAAAGCTATGATAAGCTTAATTTGTAG
- a CDS encoding DAK2 domain-containing protein, producing MGMKFIDAKMLQKAFLAGAKGLEAKKEWINELNVFPVPDGDTGTNMTMTIMAAAKEVAAIENPTMETLAKAISSGSLRGARGNSGVILSQLFRGFTKEIAAANQVTATVLANSFVRATETAYKAVMKPKEGTILTVARGMAEKAAELVTETEDILEFGQKVIDHGDYVLSQTPEMLPVLKQAGVVDSGGQGLMQVMKGAFDCLMGKEVDLSVEVIRQPAASAAAHGAQSADIDIRFGYCTEFIINLENHYDDKKEHEFKEYLESIGESIVVVSDDDVVKVHVHTNDPGLAIQKALTYGSLSRMKIDNMREEHQEKLIKESEKLAAQQKAENEKKVEQRKPYGFISVSAGEGLDEIFRGIGADYLIQGGQTMNPSTEDMLNAIERVNADTIYILPNNKNIILAAEQAKSLVEDKKVIVIPSKTIPQGITAIINFAPDLSPEDNEKIMTEEMSRVKTGQVTYAVRNTMIDDIEIREGDIMALGDNGILAVGKEVESTVLEALKSMVEEESELVTVYYGKDVSEADAKELKEKAEELFSHCEVELHAGGQPIYYYLISVE from the coding sequence GTGGGTATGAAGTTTATAGACGCCAAAATGCTGCAGAAGGCATTTCTGGCAGGAGCAAAAGGACTGGAAGCGAAGAAAGAATGGATTAACGAACTGAATGTGTTTCCAGTGCCGGATGGAGATACCGGAACCAACATGACCATGACCATCATGGCGGCGGCAAAAGAAGTTGCCGCCATTGAGAATCCTACCATGGAAACGTTAGCTAAAGCGATTTCCTCTGGTTCTTTAAGAGGAGCGAGAGGAAATTCCGGTGTGATCCTGTCCCAGTTGTTCCGGGGTTTCACAAAAGAGATCGCTGCTGCCAATCAGGTGACTGCCACCGTTTTAGCCAATTCCTTTGTAAGGGCAACGGAAACTGCTTATAAAGCGGTAATGAAGCCTAAAGAGGGAACCATTCTCACTGTAGCCAGAGGAATGGCAGAGAAGGCTGCAGAGTTGGTTACCGAAACAGAAGATATCCTTGAGTTCGGTCAGAAGGTGATCGATCACGGTGATTACGTATTGAGCCAGACGCCGGAGATGCTTCCGGTTTTAAAACAGGCCGGAGTAGTGGATTCCGGCGGTCAGGGGCTTATGCAGGTAATGAAGGGAGCCTTTGACTGCCTGATGGGCAAGGAGGTGGACTTATCTGTAGAGGTTATAAGGCAGCCGGCTGCTTCAGCTGCAGCCCATGGGGCGCAATCTGCTGACATTGATATCCGGTTCGGTTACTGTACCGAATTCATCATTAACCTGGAAAATCACTATGATGATAAGAAGGAGCATGAATTTAAGGAATATCTGGAATCCATCGGCGAATCCATTGTGGTTGTTTCGGACGATGACGTGGTAAAGGTCCATGTCCACACCAATGACCCGGGACTTGCAATCCAGAAGGCCCTTACTTATGGCTCCTTATCCCGTATGAAGATCGATAATATGAGGGAAGAGCACCAGGAAAAACTGATTAAAGAATCAGAAAAACTGGCGGCTCAGCAGAAGGCTGAGAACGAAAAAAAGGTGGAGCAGAGAAAGCCCTATGGCTTTATTTCCGTTTCTGCCGGAGAAGGTCTTGATGAAATATTCCGGGGGATCGGTGCAGACTATCTGATCCAGGGCGGACAGACCATGAATCCCAGCACAGAGGATATGCTGAATGCCATTGAACGGGTAAATGCCGACACCATTTACATCCTCCCGAACAATAAAAACATCATATTGGCGGCCGAGCAGGCAAAAAGCCTGGTAGAGGATAAGAAGGTCATTGTGATTCCTTCAAAGACCATACCTCAGGGAATCACTGCCATCATCAATTTTGCTCCGGATTTATCACCGGAGGATAATGAAAAGATCATGACAGAAGAGATGTCCCGCGTAAAAACCGGGCAAGTTACCTATGCGGTCCGGAATACAATGATCGATGACATTGAGATCCGGGAAGGAGATATCATGGCATTGGGGGATAATGGAATTCTGGCGGTTGGAAAAGAAGTTGAATCCACGGTGCTGGAAGCCCTTAAATCCATGGTAGAAGAAGAGTCTGAATTAGTGACCGTTTATTATGGTAAGGATGTCAGTGAAGCGGATGCAAAAGAGCTCAAGGAAAAAGCGGAAGAGCTGTTTTCCCACTGCGAGGTAGAGCTTCATGCAGGCGGACAGCCGATTTATTATTATCTTATATCTGTAGAATAA
- a CDS encoding Asp23/Gls24 family envelope stress response protein: MKGYINNRLGEIQVSPDVIAMYAGTTAVECFGIVGMAAVSMKDGLVKLLKREGLTHGINVNIQDNHITIDFHVIVAYGVSISAVADNLIENVKYKVEEFTGMTVDKINIFVEGVRVID, encoded by the coding sequence ATGAAGGGTTATATTAACAATAGACTGGGCGAGATCCAGGTAAGCCCTGATGTTATCGCTATGTATGCCGGAACGACTGCAGTGGAATGCTTTGGTATCGTCGGTATGGCGGCTGTCAGTATGAAAGACGGACTTGTTAAGCTTTTAAAACGGGAAGGCCTGACTCACGGTATTAATGTGAACATCCAGGACAACCATATCACCATCGATTTCCATGTAATTGTAGCCTATGGGGTCAGCATTTCTGCGGTGGCGGATAACTTGATTGAAAATGTAAAATACAAAGTAGAAGAATTCACAGGTATGACAGTAGATAAGATAAACATTTTTGTCGAAGGCGTAAGAGTGATTGATTAA
- the rpmB gene encoding 50S ribosomal protein L28, producing the protein MAKCAICEKAAHFGNAVSHSHRRSNKMWKANVKSVKVKVNGGANKKMYVCTSCLRSGLVERA; encoded by the coding sequence ATGGCTAAATGTGCAATTTGTGAAAAAGCTGCTCACTTTGGCAACGCAGTGAGCCATTCCCATAGAAGATCCAATAAGATGTGGAAAGCAAATGTAAAGTCCGTTAAAGTAAAAGTTAATGGCGGCGCTAATAAGAAGATGTACGTATGTACTTCCTGCTTAAGATCCGGATTAGTTGAAAGAGCTTAA
- a CDS encoding GerW family sporulation protein: protein MAENNFTSTVESLFKGMDSFVATKTVVGDAVKVDDTIILPLVDVTCGMAAGSFAGDAKKNGAGGMHAKMSPSAVLIIQNGVTKLVNIKQQDAVTKILDMVPDFVNKFAGGSKEVSPEALKVAEEMAAAEDKKKAEE from the coding sequence GTGGCAGAGAATAATTTTACATCTACAGTAGAGTCGCTGTTTAAGGGAATGGATTCTTTTGTGGCAACAAAAACTGTGGTAGGAGATGCGGTAAAGGTAGATGATACGATCATTCTGCCTTTGGTGGATGTGACCTGCGGCATGGCTGCCGGATCCTTTGCAGGAGATGCAAAGAAAAACGGGGCAGGAGGCATGCATGCAAAGATGAGTCCCAGTGCGGTGCTCATCATCCAGAATGGAGTAACAAAGCTGGTAAATATCAAGCAGCAGGATGCTGTAACGAAAATTCTGGATATGGTTCCGGATTTTGTCAATAAATTTGCCGGCGGTTCAAAAGAGGTTTCTCCGGAAGCCTTAAAGGTGGCGGAGGAGATGGCCGCTGCAGAAGATAAGAAAAAAGCGGAAGAATAA
- a CDS encoding DUF2953 domain-containing protein encodes MLHIILFILKILGLLVLIVLGLILSVVLLVLLVPVRYQAEGSYDGKVKGKARITWLLHILSVSAQYEEDLIVRVRFFGFRIGKPKKMDSELKEAEEIMVQAMEVMEPEPIKEVPEVKDEIDGRIQEKPRSLPPPKEESKNFPLPKKEPKKKKRFGIKKLFARVKEKVLMAFTKLKFFFLRICDTLRTIKDKKDEIHAWISNKENQKTVKLLFRQGKKLIRHILPRRGKGNITFGFDDPYLTGQVLTYASVVYPLCHKHLNLYPVFDRTVFTAEGTFRGRIRTGTVLFIGSRMLFNKNFRRLLKGWLHKGGIA; translated from the coding sequence ATGCTTCATATAATTTTGTTTATACTTAAAATCTTAGGGCTGCTGGTGCTTATTGTTTTAGGGCTTATCCTCTCTGTGGTTCTGCTGGTCCTTCTGGTCCCGGTCCGTTACCAGGCAGAAGGGTCCTATGACGGAAAGGTGAAGGGAAAGGCCAGGATTACCTGGCTTTTACATATCCTTTCCGTGTCAGCCCAGTACGAGGAGGATTTAATCGTAAGGGTCCGGTTCTTCGGCTTTCGTATAGGAAAACCGAAGAAGATGGATTCAGAGCTTAAGGAAGCGGAAGAAATCATGGTTCAGGCCATGGAAGTCATGGAACCGGAACCCATAAAAGAAGTACCGGAAGTGAAAGATGAGATTGATGGCAGGATTCAGGAAAAACCCAGGAGCCTGCCGCCTCCAAAGGAGGAATCAAAGAATTTTCCACTTCCAAAGAAAGAACCAAAAAAGAAAAAAAGATTCGGGATTAAGAAGCTGTTTGCAAGGGTCAAGGAAAAGGTTCTTATGGCTTTTACAAAACTTAAGTTTTTTTTCCTGCGGATCTGTGATACACTGAGAACAATAAAAGACAAAAAAGATGAGATTCATGCCTGGATTTCCAATAAGGAGAACCAGAAGACCGTAAAGCTGCTTTTTAGGCAGGGAAAAAAACTGATCCGTCATATTCTTCCCCGCCGGGGAAAGGGAAACATAACCTTTGGCTTTGACGACCCTTATCTGACCGGCCAGGTGCTCACCTATGCAAGCGTTGTTTATCCGCTCTGCCATAAGCATTTAAACCTGTATCCTGTTTTTGACCGGACTGTGTTTACGGCGGAAGGAACATTTCGGGGCAGGATCCGTACGGGGACGGTTCTTTTCATTGGATCGCGTATGCTGTTTAATAAGAATTTCAGGCGTTTATTAAAGGGATGGCTTCATAAAGGAGGAATTGCTTAA
- a CDS encoding competence/damage-inducible protein A produces the protein MVVELISVGTELLLGNIVNTNTQYLAEKCALLGLSMYHQVTVGDNRERLSEVFETALKRSDVVILTGGLGPTEDDLTKEVCAEVMGFSLVEDVHTKERIREYFKNSIYKEIPDNNWKQALVPQGAVVLDNDNGTAPGLIMEKDGKVAILLPGPPGELKPLFRGKVVPYLQKGQPEVIRSQMVKICGHGESQVEKKILDLINGQSNPTIATYAKTSEVHLRVTAKASSDEDAKSLLKPVVKEIKSRFGDDVYTTKEEETIEMAVVRLLKKYDLTVTTAESCTGGLIAGRLVNVPGASQVFKEGFITYSNKAKRKHLDVSKSTLKKYGAVSEQTAKEMAIGGVFAADSDVCIAVTGIAGPDSDGEKPVGLVYMACYMKDKVSVEEYHFKGNREKIREQSVVKALDLLRRSILKNYHS, from the coding sequence ATGGTTGTTGAACTGATTTCAGTTGGAACGGAACTTCTTCTTGGAAATATTGTAAATACCAACACTCAGTATCTGGCGGAGAAATGTGCCCTTCTGGGACTTTCCATGTACCACCAGGTTACGGTAGGCGATAACAGAGAACGGCTTTCAGAAGTCTTTGAGACAGCCTTAAAGCGCTCGGATGTTGTTATATTGACCGGAGGTCTGGGGCCAACGGAGGATGATCTGACAAAAGAGGTCTGTGCAGAGGTTATGGGGTTTTCTCTGGTGGAAGATGTCCATACAAAGGAAAGAATCAGGGAGTATTTTAAAAACAGCATTTATAAAGAGATTCCGGATAATAACTGGAAGCAGGCTCTTGTTCCCCAGGGAGCGGTGGTACTGGATAATGACAACGGTACTGCTCCCGGACTTATTATGGAAAAGGATGGAAAGGTGGCAATTCTGCTGCCAGGGCCTCCAGGTGAATTAAAGCCTCTGTTTCGCGGCAAGGTAGTTCCATATCTTCAGAAGGGGCAGCCTGAAGTGATCCGTTCTCAAATGGTCAAGATCTGCGGACATGGAGAGAGCCAGGTAGAGAAAAAGATTCTTGACTTAATTAACGGTCAGTCCAATCCAACCATTGCCACCTATGCAAAAACGTCTGAGGTGCATTTAAGAGTCACGGCAAAGGCATCAAGTGATGAGGACGCCAAAAGCCTTTTAAAGCCGGTGGTTAAAGAGATTAAAAGCCGTTTTGGGGATGATGTGTATACCACAAAAGAAGAAGAGACCATTGAAATGGCAGTTGTCCGTCTCCTTAAAAAATATGATCTGACGGTGACTACGGCAGAATCCTGTACAGGAGGACTGATCGCAGGACGTCTGGTGAATGTGCCTGGGGCTTCCCAGGTGTTCAAAGAAGGATTTATTACCTATTCCAACAAGGCAAAGAGAAAACATCTTGATGTAAGCAAAAGTACTTTAAAGAAATACGGTGCGGTCAGCGAACAGACGGCCAAAGAAATGGCCATCGGAGGTGTTTTTGCGGCCGATTCGGATGTCTGCATTGCAGTGACAGGAATTGCAGGACCGGATTCTGACGGAGAAAAGCCGGTGGGACTTGTTTACATGGCCTGCTATATGAAGGACAAGGTTTCGGTGGAAGAATATCATTTTAAGGGGAACCGGGAAAAAATCAGGGAACAGTCCGTAGTAAAGGCTCTGGACCTGCTGCGCCGTTCCATTCTTAAGAATTACCATTCATGA
- the pgsA gene encoding CDP-diacylglycerol--glycerol-3-phosphate 3-phosphatidyltransferase — MNLPNKLTILRVFMIPFFVLFLMLDGGANASYRYIAAVIFIVASFTDLLDGKIARKYGLVTNFGKFMDPLADKLLVCAGLICFTALGQLSAWIVIVIISREFIISGFRLVASDNGVVIAASYWGKFKTVSQMVMSVLLILNIPALSFVTTAFIWIATVLTVVSLVDYIAKNYRVLTEGSM; from the coding sequence ATGAATTTACCGAATAAGCTTACGATTTTAAGAGTTTTTATGATTCCATTTTTTGTTTTGTTTCTGATGCTTGACGGAGGTGCAAATGCATCGTACCGTTACATTGCAGCGGTCATATTCATTGTGGCCAGTTTTACGGACTTACTGGATGGAAAGATTGCAAGAAAGTATGGCCTGGTGACTAATTTTGGCAAGTTTATGGATCCTCTGGCGGATAAGCTGCTGGTCTGTGCCGGTCTTATCTGCTTTACAGCTCTGGGGCAGCTTTCTGCCTGGATCGTTATCGTGATCATAAGCCGGGAATTTATTATCAGCGGTTTCCGTCTGGTGGCTTCCGATAATGGGGTGGTGATTGCAGCAAGCTATTGGGGAAAGTTTAAGACGGTGTCCCAGATGGTCATGTCGGTTCTTCTTATCCTGAATATTCCGGCATTGTCCTTTGTCACAACGGCATTTATCTGGATCGCCACTGTCCTTACTGTGGTTTCACTTGTTGATTATATAGCAAAAAATTACCGCGTTCTTACGGAAGGGAGTATGTGA